A region from the Pseudomonas cucumis genome encodes:
- a CDS encoding 3-carboxy-cis,cis-muconate cycloisomerase, producing the protein MNQRPGNQLFDAYFTARDMREVFCDQGRVQAMLDFEAALARAEARVGLIPQTAVASIEAACRAEHYDFAALGQAIATAGNSAIPLVKALGKQIAKNDTEAERYVHLGATSQDVMDTGLVLQLRRALELIEADLMQLGETLATQAWRYVATPLAGRTWLQHATPVTLGMKIAGWLGAVTRSRQRLLELKPRLLVLQFGGASGTLAALGEQAMPIAQALAAELQLTLPDQPWHTQRDRLVEFGAVLGLIAGSLGKLGRDISLLMQTEAGEVFEPSAPGKGGSSTMPHKRNPVGAAVLIGAATRVPGLLSTLFSAMPQEHERSLGLWHAEWETLPEICCLVSGSLQQALLVANGLEVDADRMTHNLDLTQGLVLAEAVSIVLAQRVGRDTAHHLLEQCCKRAVAEQRHLRAVLGDEPQVTAELSDAELDRLLDPAHYLGQAHTWVERAVAEHFALTA; encoded by the coding sequence ATGAACCAGCGACCGGGCAATCAATTGTTCGATGCCTACTTCACGGCACGCGACATGCGTGAGGTGTTCTGCGATCAGGGCCGGGTTCAGGCCATGCTTGATTTCGAAGCGGCACTGGCCCGGGCCGAAGCACGGGTTGGCCTGATTCCGCAGACGGCTGTCGCGTCTATCGAAGCGGCGTGTCGGGCCGAGCATTACGACTTCGCCGCGCTGGGTCAGGCGATTGCCACGGCGGGGAATTCGGCGATTCCATTGGTCAAGGCATTGGGCAAGCAGATCGCGAAGAACGATACCGAAGCCGAGCGTTACGTGCATCTGGGCGCGACCAGTCAGGATGTGATGGACACCGGCCTGGTGCTGCAACTGCGCCGCGCGCTGGAGTTGATCGAAGCTGACCTGATGCAGCTGGGGGAAACCCTCGCGACCCAGGCCTGGCGTTACGTCGCCACCCCATTGGCCGGACGCACCTGGTTGCAACACGCGACGCCCGTCACCCTCGGCATGAAAATCGCCGGTTGGTTGGGGGCGGTAACGCGCAGCCGTCAGCGTTTGCTGGAACTCAAACCGCGCCTGTTGGTGCTGCAATTCGGCGGCGCCTCCGGCACCCTCGCGGCCCTCGGCGAACAGGCGATGCCGATTGCCCAAGCCTTGGCCGCAGAACTGCAACTGACCTTGCCGGATCAACCCTGGCACACCCAGCGTGATCGTCTGGTGGAGTTTGGCGCGGTGCTTGGGTTGATCGCCGGCAGCCTCGGCAAACTCGGCCGCGACATCAGCCTGTTGATGCAGACCGAGGCCGGCGAAGTGTTCGAGCCATCGGCACCGGGCAAGGGCGGTTCCTCGACCATGCCGCACAAGCGCAACCCGGTGGGCGCAGCGGTGCTGATCGGCGCAGCGACGCGGGTGCCGGGTTTGCTCTCGACCTTGTTCAGCGCGATGCCGCAGGAGCACGAACGCAGCCTGGGCCTGTGGCATGCCGAATGGGAAACTCTGCCGGAGATCTGCTGTTTGGTGTCAGGCAGCTTGCAGCAAGCGCTGTTGGTGGCCAACGGACTGGAAGTGGATGCCGACCGAATGACGCACAACCTCGACCTGACCCAGGGCCTGGTGCTGGCCGAAGCCGTGAGCATCGTGCTGGCGCAACGGGTCGGTCGCGACACCGCGCATCATCTGCTGGAGCAATGCTGCAAGCGCGCCGTGGCCGAGCAACGTCATCTGCGCGCGGTACTCGGTGACGAGCCGCAGGTGACTGCCGAGCTGTCGGACGCTGAACTCGATCGTCTGCTGGACCCCGCCCATTACCTCGGTCAGGCCCATACCTGGGTCGAGCGAGCGGTGGCTGAACATTTTGCGTTGACCGCTTGA
- a CDS encoding CoA-transferase subunit beta yields the protein MTYTTNEMMTVAAARRLKNGSVCFVGIGLPSKAANLARLTSSPDVVLIYESGPIGAKPSVLPLSIGDGELAETADTVVPTGEIFRYWLQGGRIDVGFLGAAQVDRFGNINTTVVGDYHQPKVRLPGAGGAPEIAGSAKSVLIILKQSARSFVDKLDFITSVGHGEGGDSRKRLGLPGAGPVGIITDLCIMEPEADTHEFVVTALHPGVTREQVIAATGWAIRFADQVENTAEPTDVELTALRDLEARTAAAHGQAPGEA from the coding sequence ATGACTTACACCACCAATGAAATGATGACCGTTGCCGCCGCCCGCCGTCTGAAAAACGGTTCGGTGTGCTTCGTCGGTATCGGCCTGCCGTCGAAAGCCGCCAACCTGGCGCGTCTGACTTCCTCGCCAGACGTCGTCCTGATCTATGAATCGGGTCCGATCGGTGCCAAGCCGAGCGTACTGCCGCTGTCGATCGGTGACGGTGAACTGGCGGAAACCGCCGACACTGTCGTCCCGACCGGTGAGATTTTTCGCTACTGGTTGCAGGGCGGGCGCATCGACGTCGGTTTTCTCGGCGCCGCGCAAGTCGACCGCTTCGGTAATATCAACACCACCGTGGTGGGCGACTACCATCAGCCCAAGGTTCGCTTGCCGGGTGCCGGTGGCGCGCCGGAGATCGCCGGTTCCGCCAAGAGCGTGCTGATCATCCTCAAGCAATCGGCGCGCTCCTTTGTCGATAAACTCGATTTCATCACTTCGGTCGGCCATGGCGAGGGCGGTGATTCGCGCAAGCGTCTGGGTCTGCCGGGCGCCGGTCCGGTCGGCATTATTACCGACCTGTGCATCATGGAACCCGAAGCGGATACTCATGAATTCGTGGTGACCGCGCTGCACCCAGGCGTGACACGCGAGCAAGTGATTGCCGCCACCGGTTGGGCGATTCGCTTCGCCGATCAGGTGGAAAACACCGCCGAGCCAACCGATGTCGAGCTGACCGCGCTGCGCGATCTGGAAGCACGCACCGCGGCGGCCCACGGCCAAGCACCCGGAGAAGCCTGA
- a CDS encoding OprD family porin, translating into MTSSTPQYLFPSLIAIALAGAALPAMAEEAGFVEGAKVNLNLRNFYINRNFTNPTKTQGKAEEWTQSFILDAKSGFTQGTVGFGMDVLGLYSVKLDGGRGTGGTQLLPLDHDGRPAGNFGRTNVAFKAKLSQTEVKVGEWMPVLPILRSDDGRSLPQTFRGGQITSKEIDGLTLYGGQFRANSPRDDSSMNDMSMTGKAAFTSDRFNFQGGEYVFNDKRTQIGLWNAELKDIYSQQYVNLIHTQPLGDWTLGANLGFFYGKDDGSARAGELDNKTWSGLFSAKYGGNTFYVGLQKLTGDNAWMRVNGTSGGALANDSYNASYDNARERSWQVRHDYNFAALGVPGLTLMNRYISGDNVHTATTSDGKEWGRESELGYTVQSGTLKNLNVKWRNSTIRRDFSNNEFDENRLIVSYPISLL; encoded by the coding sequence ATGACTTCCTCCACCCCGCAGTATTTGTTTCCCAGCCTGATCGCCATCGCACTGGCCGGTGCGGCCCTGCCCGCCATGGCCGAGGAAGCGGGCTTTGTCGAAGGTGCCAAGGTCAACCTGAACCTGCGCAATTTCTACATCAACCGTAACTTCACCAACCCGACCAAGACCCAGGGCAAGGCTGAAGAGTGGACGCAAAGCTTTATTCTCGACGCTAAATCCGGGTTCACCCAGGGCACCGTCGGGTTCGGCATGGACGTGCTGGGGTTGTATTCGGTCAAGCTCGACGGCGGCAGAGGCACTGGCGGTACGCAGTTGTTGCCGCTGGATCACGATGGTCGCCCGGCGGGCAACTTCGGTCGCACCAATGTGGCGTTCAAGGCGAAGCTGTCCCAGACCGAAGTGAAAGTCGGCGAATGGATGCCGGTGCTGCCGATCCTGCGTTCGGACGACGGTCGCTCGCTGCCGCAAACCTTCCGTGGCGGCCAGATCACTTCGAAGGAAATCGACGGCCTGACGCTCTATGGCGGCCAGTTCCGCGCCAACAGCCCGCGCGACGACAGCAGCATGAATGACATGTCGATGACCGGCAAAGCGGCGTTCACCTCAGACCGCTTCAACTTCCAGGGCGGCGAATACGTCTTCAACGACAAGCGCACGCAGATCGGCCTGTGGAATGCTGAACTCAAAGACATCTACAGCCAGCAATACGTCAACCTGATCCACACCCAACCACTGGGCGACTGGACCCTGGGCGCCAATCTCGGGTTCTTCTACGGCAAGGATGACGGCAGCGCCCGGGCGGGCGAGCTGGACAACAAGACCTGGTCGGGCCTGTTCTCGGCCAAATACGGTGGCAACACCTTTTACGTCGGCCTGCAAAAACTCACCGGCGACAACGCCTGGATGCGGGTCAACGGCACCAGCGGCGGCGCCCTGGCCAACGACAGCTACAACGCCAGCTATGACAACGCCAGGGAACGCTCCTGGCAAGTGCGCCACGACTACAACTTCGCCGCTCTGGGCGTACCGGGCCTGACCCTGATGAACCGCTACATCAGCGGCGACAACGTACACACCGCCACCACCAGCGACGGCAAGGAATGGGGCCGTGAAAGCGAACTGGGCTATACCGTGCAGAGCGGCACGCTCAAAAACCTCAACGTCAAATGGCGCAACTCCACCATCCGCCGCGACTTCAGCAATAACGAGTTCGACGAGAACCGGTTGATCGTCAGCTATCCGATCAGCCTGCTGTAA
- a CDS encoding CoA transferase subunit A — protein MAEILSLHDAIKQFVNDGDTVALEGFTHLIPTAAGHEIIRQGKKDLTLVRMTPDLIYDQLIGAGCARKLIFSWGGNPGVGSLHRLRDAVERQWPHALEIEEHSHADLANAYVAGASGLPFAVLRAYGGSDLPKVNPLIKTVTCPFTGEVLAAVPSVRPDITVIHAQKADRKGNVLLWGILGVQKEAALAAKRCIVTVEEIVDDLNAPMNACVLPTWALSAVCHVPGGAHPSYAHGYTERDNRFYQAWDPIARDRETFTAWINEYIHGCADFSEFQAKLAAASEAK, from the coding sequence ATGGCTGAAATCCTTTCGCTGCATGACGCGATAAAGCAGTTCGTCAACGACGGCGATACCGTCGCGCTCGAAGGCTTTACTCACCTGATTCCTACGGCGGCGGGTCACGAAATCATCCGTCAGGGCAAGAAAGATCTGACCCTGGTGCGGATGACGCCCGACTTGATCTACGACCAGTTGATCGGTGCCGGTTGTGCTCGCAAGCTGATTTTCTCCTGGGGCGGTAACCCTGGCGTCGGTTCGTTGCACCGTTTGCGTGACGCGGTCGAAAGACAGTGGCCGCATGCGCTGGAAATTGAAGAACACAGCCACGCCGACCTGGCCAATGCCTACGTCGCGGGCGCTTCGGGCTTACCGTTCGCGGTGCTGCGTGCCTACGGCGGTTCCGACCTGCCGAAGGTCAACCCGCTGATCAAAACCGTCACGTGCCCGTTCACCGGCGAAGTGTTGGCGGCGGTGCCGTCGGTGCGCCCGGACATTACCGTGATTCATGCGCAGAAAGCCGACCGCAAAGGCAATGTACTGCTGTGGGGCATTCTCGGCGTGCAGAAAGAAGCGGCGCTGGCCGCCAAGCGTTGCATCGTCACTGTTGAAGAAATCGTCGACGACCTCAATGCTCCGATGAACGCTTGCGTGCTGCCGACCTGGGCCTTGAGCGCGGTCTGCCATGTACCGGGGGGCGCGCATCCGTCCTACGCCCACGGTTACACCGAACGCGATAACCGTTTCTACCAGGCCTGGGACCCGATTGCCCGCGACCGTGAAACCTTCACCGCGTGGATCAACGAGTACATCCACGGTTGCGCTGACTTCAGTGAGTTCCAGGCCAAGCTGGCCGCTGCTTCGGAGGCCAAGTAA
- the pcaH gene encoding protocatechuate 3,4-dioxygenase subunit beta: MTDKPGYRRPQAGTQPEYLHPPYQSTNLRSPSKPLVFLPHSLSEITGPTIGAERIQEQDNDLTAQHSGEPLGERIIIHGRVLDENGLPVPGILVEIWQANAAGRYAHARDLHDAPLDPNFTGTGRTVTDADGWYQFQTIKPGAYPWGNHHNAWRPAHIHFSLFGPSILTRLVTQMYFPGDPLLAYDPIYNCVPDTSAKERLIASFDLEKTIPSYALGYRWDIVLRGRDATPMEK; encoded by the coding sequence ATGACTGACAAACCTGGTTACCGTCGCCCGCAGGCGGGCACTCAGCCGGAATACCTGCACCCTCCTTATCAATCCACCAACCTTCGCTCGCCGTCCAAGCCGTTGGTGTTTTTGCCTCATTCGCTGTCGGAAATCACCGGCCCGACCATTGGCGCCGAGCGCATCCAGGAACAGGACAATGACCTGACTGCCCAGCACTCGGGCGAGCCACTGGGTGAACGGATCATCATTCACGGCCGTGTGCTGGATGAAAATGGTCTGCCGGTGCCAGGCATTCTGGTGGAGATCTGGCAGGCCAACGCCGCCGGTCGCTACGCCCATGCGCGTGACCTGCACGACGCGCCGCTGGACCCGAACTTTACCGGCACCGGCCGCACCGTGACCGACGCCGATGGCTGGTATCAGTTCCAGACCATCAAGCCTGGCGCCTATCCGTGGGGTAACCATCACAACGCCTGGCGCCCGGCGCACATCCATTTCTCACTGTTCGGGCCCAGTATTCTCACGCGCCTGGTGACCCAGATGTATTTCCCGGGTGATCCGTTGCTGGCTTACGACCCGATCTACAACTGCGTGCCCGACACCAGCGCCAAAGAGCGCCTGATCGCCAGTTTCGACCTGGAAAAAACCATCCCTTCCTACGCCCTCGGTTATCGCTGGGACATCGTCTTGCGCGGCCGCGATGCCACGCCGATGGAGAAATAA
- the pcaD gene encoding 3-oxoadipate enol-lactonase: protein MAFVQLAEGELHYQIQGPQLDGPADAPVLVLSNSLGTDLHMWDAQIPALTEHFRVLRFDTRGHGQSLVTPGPYSIEQLGHDVLALLDALHIERAHFCGLSMGGLIGQWLGINAGQRLNKLIVCNTAAKIGDPSVWNPRIETVLRDGAAAMVALRDASIARWFTADFSEANPEVVKRITDMLAATSPEGYAANCAAVRDADFRDQLSSIQVPLLVIAGTEDAVTPPSGGHFIQEHVQGAEYAQFYAAHLSNVQAGAAFSDRVLAFLSAH, encoded by the coding sequence GTGGCATTCGTACAACTCGCTGAGGGCGAACTGCACTACCAAATTCAAGGGCCGCAACTCGATGGACCGGCGGATGCGCCGGTGCTGGTGCTGTCCAACTCACTGGGTACCGACCTGCACATGTGGGACGCGCAGATCCCGGCGCTCACCGAGCATTTTCGCGTGCTGCGTTTCGACACCCGTGGTCACGGCCAATCGTTGGTGACGCCGGGGCCTTACAGCATCGAGCAACTGGGCCACGACGTGCTGGCGCTACTGGATGCGCTGCACATCGAACGCGCGCATTTCTGTGGTCTGTCCATGGGCGGGTTGATCGGCCAGTGGCTGGGGATCAATGCCGGTCAGCGTTTGAACAAACTGATCGTGTGCAACACTGCGGCGAAAATCGGCGATCCGTCGGTGTGGAATCCACGGATCGAAACCGTGCTGCGTGACGGCGCGGCGGCGATGGTTGCCCTGCGCGATGCGTCGATTGCACGCTGGTTTACCGCGGATTTTTCCGAGGCTAATCCGGAAGTGGTGAAGCGGATTACCGACATGCTCGCGGCCACCTCGCCTGAAGGTTACGCGGCCAATTGCGCGGCGGTACGCGATGCCGACTTCCGCGATCAGTTGTCCTCGATTCAGGTGCCGCTGCTGGTGATCGCCGGCACTGAAGACGCGGTGACGCCGCCGTCGGGCGGGCATTTCATTCAGGAACATGTGCAGGGCGCCGAGTACGCCCAGTTCTACGCCGCGCACCTGTCCAACGTCCAGGCCGGCGCTGCGTTCAGCGACCGAGTACTGGCGTTTCTGTCAGCTCATTGA
- the pcaC gene encoding 4-carboxymuconolactone decarboxylase: MDEKQRYDEGMKVRRAVLGDAHVDRSLSTLTEFNSEFQEMITRHAWGDIWTRPGLPRHTRSLITIAMLIGMNRNEELKLHLRAAANNGVTRGEIKEVIMQSAIYCGIPAANATFHLAESVWDELGVESRE, encoded by the coding sequence GTGGACGAGAAACAACGTTACGACGAGGGCATGAAAGTCCGTCGCGCAGTGCTCGGTGACGCCCACGTCGACCGCAGCCTGAGCACGCTGACCGAGTTCAATTCGGAGTTCCAGGAGATGATCACCCGCCATGCCTGGGGCGACATCTGGACCCGCCCGGGCCTGCCGCGCCACACCCGCAGCCTGATCACCATTGCCATGCTGATCGGCATGAACCGCAACGAAGAACTCAAACTGCACCTGCGCGCCGCCGCCAACAACGGCGTGACCCGCGGTGAGATCAAGGAAGTGATCATGCAGAGCGCGATCTACTGCGGCATCCCGGCGGCCAACGCGACCTTCCACCTGGCCGAGTCGGTGTGGGATGAGTTGGGGGTTGAATCGCGGGAGTGA
- the pcaG gene encoding protocatechuate 3,4-dioxygenase subunit alpha, giving the protein MTLNATTSHTVGPYYHIGLTWLNREDLTVAQTLGERVAITGQVVDGNGDFVNDAMLEVWQANAAGKYDHPEDDQDKPLDPNFEGFGRVPVDAEGRFRFTTIKPGTVEGLKGTTQAPHLVVLVFARGLVKHLLTRIYFDGEPANAADPLLECVPAERRSTLLAKKDAAGVYQWNVILQGTDAETVFFDY; this is encoded by the coding sequence ATGACGCTGAACGCGACCACGTCCCACACCGTCGGGCCGTATTACCACATCGGCCTGACCTGGCTGAACCGCGAAGACCTGACCGTTGCACAGACTCTCGGTGAGCGCGTGGCGATCACCGGGCAAGTCGTCGATGGCAACGGCGACTTCGTCAACGACGCGATGCTCGAAGTCTGGCAGGCCAACGCCGCCGGCAAGTACGACCATCCCGAAGACGATCAGGACAAACCCCTGGACCCGAACTTCGAAGGGTTTGGCCGGGTGCCGGTGGATGCAGAAGGGCGCTTCCGCTTTACCACGATCAAGCCGGGCACAGTGGAAGGCCTGAAGGGCACGACCCAGGCGCCGCATTTGGTGGTACTGGTGTTTGCTCGCGGGTTGGTGAAGCACTTGTTGACGCGGATTTACTTTGATGGCGAACCGGCCAACGCGGCGGACCCGCTACTGGAATGCGTGCCTGCCGAACGCCGTAGTACCTTGCTGGCGAAGAAGGATGCTGCGGGTGTTTATCAGTGGAATGTGATTTTGCAGGGCACGGATGCGGAGACGGTGTTCTTCGATTATTGA
- the pcaF gene encoding 3-oxoadipyl-CoA thiolase, giving the protein MMRDVYICDAIRTPIGRFGGGLSAVRADDLAAVPIKALMARNPSVDWNAVDEVFLGCANQAGEDNRNVARMALLLAGLPETIPGVTLNRLCASGMDAIGTAFRAIASGEMELAIAGGVESMSRAPFVMGKADAAFSRNMKLEDTTIGWRFINPLMKAQYGVDAMPQTADNVADDYQVSRADQDAFALRSQQRTAAAQAAGFFAEEIVEVRIAHKKGESVVTQDEHPRADTTLETLAKLKPVNGPDKTVTAGNASGVNDGAAALILASGDAVKKHGLTARARVLGMSSAGVAPRVMGIGPVPAVRKLTERLGLAVSDFDVIELNEAFASQGLAVLRELGLADDAAQVNPNGGAIALGHPLGMSGARLVLTALHQLEKTGGKKGLATMCVGVGQGLALAIERV; this is encoded by the coding sequence CTGATGCGTGACGTTTATATCTGCGACGCCATTCGCACCCCTATCGGCCGTTTCGGCGGTGGCTTGTCGGCGGTTCGCGCCGACGACCTGGCCGCCGTGCCGATCAAGGCGCTGATGGCGCGCAACCCTTCGGTGGACTGGAATGCGGTGGACGAGGTGTTTCTCGGTTGCGCCAACCAGGCCGGCGAAGACAACCGCAACGTCGCACGCATGGCGTTGTTGCTGGCAGGCCTGCCGGAAACCATTCCCGGCGTCACTCTCAATCGGCTGTGCGCTTCGGGCATGGATGCGATTGGCACCGCATTCCGGGCCATCGCCAGTGGCGAGATGGAGTTGGCGATTGCCGGCGGCGTCGAGTCCATGTCCCGTGCACCGTTCGTGATGGGCAAGGCCGATGCGGCGTTCTCGCGCAACATGAAACTGGAAGACACCACCATCGGCTGGCGTTTCATCAATCCGTTGATGAAAGCCCAATACGGCGTCGATGCGATGCCGCAGACCGCCGATAACGTGGCCGACGACTACCAGGTGTCCCGCGCCGATCAGGATGCGTTCGCCCTGCGCAGTCAGCAACGCACGGCGGCCGCGCAAGCCGCAGGATTTTTCGCTGAAGAAATCGTCGAAGTGCGCATTGCCCACAAGAAGGGTGAAAGCGTCGTCACGCAGGATGAACATCCCCGTGCTGACACGACATTGGAAACCCTGGCCAAACTCAAACCGGTGAACGGCCCGGACAAAACCGTTACCGCCGGCAACGCTTCCGGCGTGAACGACGGTGCGGCGGCGTTGATTCTGGCCTCCGGCGACGCGGTGAAGAAACATGGCCTGACTGCCCGCGCTCGCGTTTTGGGCATGTCGAGTGCCGGTGTCGCGCCACGGGTGATGGGCATCGGCCCGGTGCCGGCGGTGCGCAAGTTGACTGAGCGCCTGGGCCTGGCGGTCAGCGATTTCGATGTGATCGAACTCAACGAAGCCTTCGCCAGCCAGGGCTTGGCCGTACTGCGTGAACTGGGATTGGCGGACGACGCGGCCCAGGTCAACCCGAACGGTGGCGCCATTGCCTTGGGCCATCCGCTGGGCATGAGCGGTGCACGCTTGGTACTGACCGCGCTGCATCAACTGGAAAAGACCGGCGGCAAGAAAGGTCTGGCGACCATGTGCGTCGGTGTCGGCCAGGGTCTGGCCCTGGCGATCGAACGGGTCTGA
- a CDS encoding MFS transporter — translation MNQPQSAVGNCLDVQSFINAQPISRYQWRVVILCFLIVFLDGLDTAAMGFIAPALSQDWGIDRASLGPVMSAALIGMVFGALGSGPLADRFGRKVVLVGAVLLFGAFSLASAYSTNVDQLLVLRFLTGLGLGAGMPNATTLLSEYTPERKKSLLVTSMFCGFNLGMAGGGFISAKLIPAFGWHSLLMIGGILPLILAVVLLFWLPESARYLVVRNRGTDKVRKALAPIDPTLVAQASSFSVPEQKTVKARNVFAVIFSGIYSTGTLLLWLTYFMGLVIVYLLTSWLPTLMRDSGASMEQAAFIGALFQFGGVLSAVGVGWAMDRFNPHKVIGIFYLLAGVFAYAVGQSLGNITLLATLVLVAGMCVNGAQSAMPSLAARFYPTQGRATGVSWMLGIGRFGAILGAWMGATLLGLGWNFEQVLTALVIPAALATTAVVIKGMVSHADAT, via the coding sequence ATGAACCAGCCTCAGTCTGCTGTAGGAAACTGCCTCGACGTGCAGTCCTTCATCAACGCTCAACCCATTTCGCGCTACCAATGGCGGGTGGTGATTCTATGTTTCCTGATTGTTTTCCTCGATGGCCTCGACACCGCGGCTATGGGCTTTATTGCGCCGGCACTGTCCCAGGACTGGGGCATCGATCGGGCCAGTCTCGGCCCGGTGATGAGTGCGGCGTTGATCGGCATGGTCTTCGGCGCCTTGGGTTCCGGCCCATTGGCTGACCGCTTTGGGCGAAAAGTCGTACTGGTGGGCGCAGTATTGTTGTTCGGCGCTTTCAGCCTGGCGTCGGCGTACAGCACCAACGTCGATCAACTGCTAGTGCTGCGTTTCCTCACCGGTCTGGGTCTGGGCGCCGGCATGCCGAATGCCACCACGCTGCTGTCCGAATACACCCCGGAGCGCAAGAAATCCCTGCTGGTGACCAGCATGTTCTGCGGCTTCAACCTCGGCATGGCCGGGGGCGGGTTCATCTCGGCCAAACTGATCCCGGCTTTCGGTTGGCACAGCCTGTTGATGATCGGTGGGATTCTGCCGCTGATTCTCGCCGTCGTCTTGCTGTTCTGGTTGCCGGAATCGGCGCGCTATCTGGTGGTGCGCAATCGTGGCACGGACAAAGTACGCAAGGCCCTGGCACCCATCGACCCGACGCTGGTGGCCCAAGCTTCGAGCTTCAGCGTGCCGGAACAGAAAACCGTGAAGGCACGCAATGTGTTCGCGGTGATCTTCTCCGGCATTTACAGCACCGGCACGTTGTTGCTGTGGCTGACGTACTTCATGGGGCTGGTGATTGTTTACCTGCTGACCAGTTGGCTGCCGACGCTGATGCGCGACAGTGGCGCGAGCATGGAACAGGCCGCATTCATTGGTGCGCTGTTTCAGTTCGGTGGGGTGTTGAGCGCAGTGGGTGTGGGCTGGGCGATGGACCGGTTCAATCCGCACAAGGTCATCGGCATTTTCTACCTGTTGGCCGGGGTGTTTGCCTACGCAGTAGGGCAGAGCCTGGGCAACATCACATTGCTGGCGACCCTGGTGCTGGTGGCCGGGATGTGTGTCAACGGCGCGCAATCGGCGATGCCGTCTTTGGCGGCGCGGTTTTACCCGACCCAAGGGCGGGCGACCGGTGTGTCGTGGATGCTCGGGATTGGCCGCTTCGGCGCGATCCTCGGTGCGTGGATGGGTGCAACGTTGCTGGGCCTGGGCTGGAATTTCGAACAGGTGCTGACGGCGCTGGTAATTCCGGCTGCGTTGGCGACCACGGCGGTGGTGATCAAGGGCATGGTCAGCCATGCGGATGCGACCTGA
- the pcaR gene encoding pca regulon transcriptional regulator PcaR, which produces MNDQMRNSFASVAPPIVASPAKRIQALTGDPDFMTSLARGLAVVQAFQERKRHLTIAQISHRTEIPRAAVRRCLHTLIKLGYATTDGRTYSLLPKVLTLGHAYLSSTPLAVSAQPYLDRMSEQLHEACNMATLEGDDILYIARSATTQRLISVDLSVGGRLPAYCTSMGRILLAALDDTSLREYLDHAELQAKTSRTLHTPEALLECLQEVRLQGWCIVDQELEQGLRSIAVPVYDASGQVVAALNVSTHAGRVSRSELEQRFLPGLLSASRDLSAQLFA; this is translated from the coding sequence ATGAACGATCAAATGCGCAATTCCTTCGCTTCAGTGGCACCGCCGATCGTTGCCTCGCCAGCCAAGCGAATCCAGGCCCTGACCGGTGACCCGGATTTCATGACTTCCCTGGCCCGTGGTCTGGCGGTGGTGCAAGCGTTCCAGGAGCGCAAGCGGCATCTGACCATTGCGCAGATCAGCCATCGCACGGAAATTCCCCGCGCCGCTGTGCGACGTTGCCTGCATACCCTGATCAAACTTGGCTACGCCACCACCGATGGGCGCACCTATTCGCTGTTGCCCAAAGTATTGACCCTGGGCCATGCCTATTTGTCGTCGACGCCATTGGCGGTTTCTGCCCAGCCGTATCTGGACCGCATGAGTGAGCAGCTGCATGAGGCCTGCAACATGGCCACGCTGGAAGGTGATGACATTTTGTACATTGCGCGCTCGGCGACCACCCAGCGGCTGATTTCCGTCGACCTCTCGGTGGGCGGGCGATTGCCGGCCTATTGCACGTCCATGGGCAGGATTCTTCTCGCCGCGCTAGACGACACGTCATTGCGCGAATACCTTGACCATGCAGAGCTGCAAGCCAAGACCAGTCGCACCTTGCATACCCCCGAGGCGTTGCTCGAATGCCTGCAAGAGGTACGGCTACAAGGCTGGTGCATCGTCGATCAGGAACTGGAGCAGGGCCTGCGCTCGATTGCCGTTCCGGTGTACGACGCTTCTGGCCAAGTGGTGGCGGCGTTAAACGTCAGCACCCACGCCGGCCGGGTCAGTCGCAGCGAGCTGGAACAGCGTTTCTTGCCCGGTCTGCTAAGCGCCAGTCGTGATCTGAGCGCGCAACTCTTTGCCTAA